In the Bacteroidales bacterium genome, TCGTTATCCATAGATTTAAAATGATTTGCGTTTGACGGTATTGATTAAAACGGTGGGATGCCATGTTTTTTTTGCGGTCGCTCCACCGACTTATTTTTGGATATCTGCAAAGCATGCAACAGAAAAGGACGTGTTTCTTCGGGTTCTATCACGGCATCGATATATCCATAAGCTGCTGCCACATAAGGATTGGCAAACTTTTCCTTGTATTCTTCTATCTTTTCCTGACGGAGCTTTTCGGGGTTTTTGGCCTGCATTATCTCCTTACGGAAAATAATGTTGGCGGCGCCTTCGGGACCCATTACCGCTATTTCGGCGGTAGGCCAGGCAAATACAAAGTCGGCGCGCAGATGGTGCGAGCACATGGCTATGTAGCCGCCGCCATAAGCTTTGCGCAATATCACTGTAAGCTTGGGAACAGTGGCTTCGCTGTAGGCGTAAAGGATTTTGGCGCCGTGGCGGATAACGCCTGCATGTTCCTGCTCCACGCCCGGCAAGTAGCCCGGCAAGTCGACAAACGTACACAGCGGAATATTGAAAGCATCGCAATAGCGGACAAAACGAGCGGCTTTGTCAGATGAATCCACATCGAGCACACCGGCAAGTACCAGCGGCTGGTTGGCTACAAACCCTATTGTTTCGCCATCTAACCTGCCAAAACCAATTACAATATTGGCGGCAAAGAGTTCGTGAATCTCAAAAAATTCAGAGTCGTCCACCACTGCCCGTATCACATCGCGTACATCGTAGGGCTGCTTGGCATCACTGGGAATGATGTCTTCAAGGTTGAACTTGCGGCTTTTGGGTTTTTTCTTGGGGAATGAATCAGCTTTTTTAAAGTTGTTCCAGGGGATAAAGCTAACCAATTGTTTTATCTGACTGAAGCACTCCACCTCGGTCTCGGCATAGAAATGCGCATTGCCGGTAATTTCGGCATGGGTGCGTGCGCCGCCAAGCTCTTCCATGGTTATCTCTTCGCCCAGCACCGTCTTTATCACTTCGGGACCGGTGATAAACATCTTGGAGATTTTATCCACCACAAACACAAAGTCGGTGAGTGCAGGCGAATACACTGCGCCACCGGCACAGGGGCCCAAAATCACCGAAATCTGCGGGATGACGCCCGAGGCCTGCGTGTTGCGATAAAAAATCTCGCCATAACCTGCCAGCGAGTTCACACCTTCCTGAATACGGGCGCCACCAGAATCGTTGATGCCAATAAGGGGCACCTTCAGATTCATGGCATGATCCATAATCTTGGTAATCTTCTTAGCGTGCATGTAGCCCAGCGAACCGCCGGCCACCGTAAAATCCTGCGCATAAATGCAAACAGGATGTCCTAATATTGTTCCTGTTCCGGTAATTACACCGTCGCCGGGCAGGTACTTCTGATCCATGTCGAAATCTCTACCGGCATGTTCCACAAATAGATCGTACTCATGAAATGATTTGGCATCAACCAGGGCGATAATTCGTTCGCGC is a window encoding:
- a CDS encoding acyl-CoA carboxylase subunit beta; protein product: MPEKSKSTDLRRRMRDALKGGGDKAIERQKATGKLTARERIIALVDAKSFHEYDLFVEHAGRDFDMDQKYLPGDGVITGTGTILGHPVCIYAQDFTVAGGSLGYMHAKKITKIMDHAMNLKVPLIGINDSGGARIQEGVNSLAGYGEIFYRNTQASGVIPQISVILGPCAGGAVYSPALTDFVFVVDKISKMFITGPEVIKTVLGEEITMEELGGARTHAEITGNAHFYAETEVECFSQIKQLVSFIPWNNFKKADSFPKKKPKSRKFNLEDIIPSDAKQPYDVRDVIRAVVDDSEFFEIHELFAANIVIGFGRLDGETIGFVANQPLVLAGVLDVDSSDKAARFVRYCDAFNIPLCTFVDLPGYLPGVEQEHAGVIRHGAKILYAYSEATVPKLTVILRKAYGGGYIAMCSHHLRADFVFAWPTAEIAVMGPEGAANIIFRKEIMQAKNPEKLRQEKIEEYKEKFANPYVAAAYGYIDAVIEPEETRPFLLHALQISKNKSVERPQKKHGIPPF